The genomic DNA gtggtgagttggctccgatggtggggaaggatgccggacagacccggcaggcctaaacgtgttgtgagggtctgctgggaacgcctggcagagtctcctgtcagaaggagcttcaactcacacctccaggagagctttgaccatgccCCGGGGGAGGCgcgggacattgagtccgagtggacctttttctgtgcctccattgttgaggcggctgaccggtgctgtggccgcaaggtggttggtgcctgtcgtggcgccaatgcccgaacccgctggtggacaccagtggtgagggatgccgtcaagctaaagaaggagtcgtatcgggccttactggcctgtgggacttcTGAgacagcagataggtaccggcaggccaagcggagtgcagctgcggctgttgccgaggcaaagacccgggcatgggaagagttcggtgaggccatggagaacgactttcggacggcctcgaaaaggttctggaccaccatcaggcctctgaggaaggggaagcagtgcactgtcaacactgtgtatagtggtgatggtgtgctgctgacctcaactcgggatgttgtggatcggtggaaggaatacttcgaagacctcctcaatcccaccaacacgccttccagtgaggaagtggggcctggggacctggggataggctctcatatctctggGGCTGTAGTTGTCGAGGTaatcaaaaaactcctcggtggcaaggccctgggagtggatgagatccgcccagagttctttaaggctctggatgttgtagggctgtcgtggttgactcgactctgcaacatcgcgtggacatcgggggcagtgccgctggattggcagaccggggtgcatgggagtttgcccaaccagtccacatgtgttttgtggacttggagaaggcattcgaccgtgtccctcgggggggggtcctccgatGGTATGGGGTGTcaggcccgctgatacgggccgcccgcaccctgtacgatcggtgtcagagtttggtccgaattgctggcagtaagtcgaactcgtttccggtgagggttggtctccgccagggctgccctttgtcaccgattctgtttaTAATTTTTATGGatagaatttctaggtgcagtcatggtgttgagggggtccggtttggtgacctcaggatcgggtctctgctttttgcagatgatgtggtcctgttggcgtcatcggcccgtgacctccaactatcactggattggttcgccgccgcatgtgaagcggctgggatgaaaatcagcacctccaaatccgaggccatggttctcaaccggaaaaaggtggagtgccttctccgggtcaaggaggagatcctgccccaagtggaggagttcaagtacctcggggtcttgttcacaagtgagggaagaatggagcaggagatcgacaggcggatcggtgcggcgtctgcagtaatgcagactctgcaccggtccgtagtggtgaagagatttaccggtcgatcttcgttcctaccctcacctatggtcatgagcttttggtaatgaccgaaagaacaagatcacgggtacaatcggccgaaatgagcttctccgtagggtggctgggctctcccttagagatagggtgagaagctctgccatccgggaggagctcggagtagagccgctgctcctccgcgttgagaggagccagatgaggtggcttgggcatctagttaggatgccccctggacgcctccctggtgaggtgttcagggcatgtccctccagtaggagacccccgggaagacccaggacacgttggagagactatgtctctcgactggtctggggacgcctggggatccctccggatgagctggaagaagtagctggggagagggaagtctgggcttctcttcttaggctgctgcccccgcgacccgaccccggagtggtagaggatggatggatggaatcaGTACTATTTATGGACTTAATTTGGGGATTACTAGATTTGCCCATATCTTCTGTCCAATATATTAATTCacttaaattattttattgctttaatAAGACAGTTCAGTTACTATTATTGAGATTGTAGTAATCCACCCAAAAAATCGACagtatatttttaattttgcttAACTCCGAATGAAAGGACACCGTATGCTTTATGACATAAAGCATACTTTATGACATAAAGCATACGGTGTCAATGATATTTACATAAGGTTTATGTAAAATGTCGTAACGGAAGCCCTTGAATAAATTAGGAATACGCCGACTGGAAATGGTCTGCTTCACCTTTAAATTGTGACGACGTTGAGCTGGTGAGCTTCTGCGTCGTGTGAGCATTAAGCGGCCTGTCGTCGCGTTGGGGCTCCTCCTCCCTGGGGCACTGCTTCTTTTCAGGATTTCCACTGTTAATTCAGTATGGAATTTCTTTTAGGGAACCCATTTGGAACCCCGGTGGGACAGCGAATCGGTAGGTCTTATTGCACTTGTGAACGACAGCATTATAACCTCTGTAATAGTCCAAGACTTTATTTCAGCAGTTGCAGGAATGAACCACCGGAAGTCCGTTGTGCAGCGCCTTCGTTTTAGTTTAAATAAGAAATATATTATTGCTATTCAGCATAGATAATGTTACTGATGCTCTATTTTTGGAATTATTTTTTGTTAGATGTATTTATAGTGACAGTAACCAGTGGTTGTAGTTTGATTGGAGTTTCAGCTGTACAATGGCAATGCGTGTTTTAAATGCCGacgctgattggctgattccATCCTTGTCTTCCTGACCTATAGTACATGTATACCACAGTATCCTTTTAAAGTAACATAAGCAGGTTCCATTTTTTCCAATTTGTCCAATTTGATTCGATAATTTTGCTCAGTGATTGCTAATTGAGTTATCGCATTTCCCTATACATTGTTACATGgatatttaatgttattttgcCTCTCATAAATGGATTTAACACAAAAAAAGCCAGGCACCCTTCTGTGTGGAATTTgcatgatggatagatggatggatggatggatagatagaaaCTTAATTTAGCACCTCAAAAGCGGAAACACACAGAGGCATGCAGTTATAGGACATGCATTTTGGGGATAGGTGAAATGGTGACTCTTAACCttaggtgtgaatgtgtgttaaTAATTGTCTTAATATGTTGGCCCTGCGATGAGTTGGCGATGTTTCCAATGTGTAGCCCACCTCTCACCCAAAGACAACTGTCTTTGGAGGCTCTTCTGCACATTTAATGTGTAAGGAAAGCAACAAATCTTTCAACTCTATATGCGTACAAAACCGTACTTGTGTCATGTGAAGCAGGTAGTGCTGACATTGACATTAATTGAATActgtttctttgtgtgccccACCCAGAGAGTGCAACCAGTTCCAGCCTCGTATCAGAAGACTGGACCCTTAATATGGAGATCTGCGACTTGATCAATAGTTCTGAAGAAGGGTGTGTGCATACATTTTATCCATTGCCATCACATACTGCAGACTTATTCtttgaaacaaataaaaataaagtcatgTAATGCTGAAATATCTCTCATTCCAGACCCAAAGATGCAGTAAGAGCTATAAAAAAACGGATTGTTGGGAACAAGAATTTTAAGGAGGTTATGCTGACACTTACAGTAAATACTGTTTTGTACTTCTAATCATGTTTTAACTCTTAAACACTGTGTATTGCCCATGTATTTTCTTTGATAATAAAGTAATTAGATATGTCTAATTATTTGGCCCAAATAGTATTATTGAATCAATATTCAAGAATTGCATCCAATATCAATTCAAcattaaatgcaaattaaaCAGAAATTGAATCATGTCCTTGAAAATGTTGTTGCTAATTTGCTGTGTCTTCTCATCAATGTCAGGTGCTAGAAACTTGTGTGAAGAACTGTGGTTACAAGTTTCACATACTGGTGACGGCAAGGGATTTTGTAGAAACGGTTTTGGTGCGGTCAATCATTCCAAGAAATAGTCCTCCATTAGTTGTTCATGACAGAGTCCTCAGTATTATACAGGTAAGGAAAATGGTAACATTGAGGCTTTCAAAATCAATTTATTTTTGGCAACTATAGAAATATGAATACATTAAACATTTTTCGAGGATACCTGTAAGTCAAGCATCTCTTATCTCTGCTAGTCTGATATTTACAGTGACGCTGCATAACAATGGCATGAAGTAACACGATGCAGTCTCCAAAAGCTGTCCATAATGCCAACCTTCACactttttgtcttcatttgtgCATTTTCATTACAATTGGTGCTACTTGTAACCCATTTCATGAAAAAGTAATCAAATAAGTCTAGTAATATtgtatattatataataatatgTTAGCATTGCATGAACTGCTAGCACCCTTAAAATACTGAAAAGTCATTTGCATCAATTGATTATCAAAAGTAGATTGTAGTGCctgtgtagattctcattcatccaggtcatagttatccaaagtTAGATCTCTGCATCAACTGGACTTGGGCttttcttgaagacgttttgccttctaaCAGACAGGTACTTTCTGAACACGAGGTCTATTTTTGCTAAGCTAAGGTTAAAAGGTCCTGTCAACAGTAATCGAGATAATTGTATCTGACAACAGATTTCACATCTTGGCTGTCAATGAGTTGCAGGAGCATTGTGTTAGTCATTTTTGTGGACTTGAATGGGAATGTGAATGCTCCACAGTCCCACACTTGCAGCATATTCTGGAAGGGGTATTGAATCTAGCatgatggtgtgtttgtgtcacttgGCAATAACTTTACAATCTATCCAAAGATTGGGACTGTGGAGCATTCCAATTCCCATTTAAGTCAACAAAAATGACTAACAGAAGGCTCCTGCTCCACTGATGGCCAAGATGTGAAATTTGTTGTCAGATACAATTGTCTCGATTACTGTTGACAGGACTTTTTAGCCTTAGCTTAACAAAAATAGACCTCACAGCAGAATAACCTGTCTGTTTTGTATAGCACTCAGATGGCAAAGAGGGCAAATTCCATTCTTCTCACACCAATCCTTCAATTCCCACCTCTAATACCCCTTTCAGATTCCCCTTGGTTAAGACCAACAGAAAAACCCTCATTCATTCTCCATCATCACCTGCCTAAGTTCAGGGATAAAGAGGTCTTCTCATACTTTTGGACattattttattccttttattcagtggttaattttatttttttggaaggGTTGTATTTTTGCAATGTGACAACACAATTTAGATTTGATATTCTGCCTGTCATCGTGCCTTTGTAGTTGTTCTGGTGTTGTCTTTTTGTCGTTCTGTGCCTGGTGCTATGCTGCAACACAGTTTGCTCCATAAGGACAATATTTAACTTTATCTTGAAATGACACCATTGCTAAACCCAATATAATGACCTGGATGCCATTTTCTCTAGAAGGGACTAGCTTATCAGAACACTGCATAAGTTGAccctttttggatttcttttcaaGGCATGGGCTGATGCATTCCGCAGTTCACCCGAGATGACTGGGGTGGTGTCAGTATATGAAGACCTCCGACGGAAAGGGCTGGAGTTTCCCATTACAGAACTAAATGGTTACCCAAGCCAACTGACACAAAAGGTATAAACATAGCTTGACTGATTTGACTGCTAATATTTTGTACCGGTTGTCACAGCTTGGTTACTGTTCTCTCAGGTCATTTCTTACCCTCTGCTTACTAGACTTTGGCTGCTAGAACTAGTGTGCCTGCTGTACTGCTGTCTTCCAAACCAAGTCTCATCGCACCCCAGACCTCAGACCTAAAACTAGCCCTTGATGGAACCAGTGCCCTCACTCCCATTCAGGTGATTGGTTGGCTTTTCAAATGACTTCTAAAATGCTGTATTTCTAACCTTAAATGTGCTCATCATTTACCTACTTCAAGCACAATAAAGGTACTGTCATTATACTGACAGCTATGATCAACCAGAAATCTGATTTCAGGTAAAAATGCTGAAAACTGAGCTAGGTGTTGTGCGGAGCAACCTCACTATGATGTCAGATATGATGAGTCAACTGGATCCTGTTACTGTAAAGCAAGCAGATATGGAACTGCTGCAGGTACATAAAGAATGGCTGCCATAAGCAATATTGATCTATATTATGTCATGTGAGAGAAAATGATTCCATTCAGACATTCCATTCTGCCCATAACTGATCTGATACTTTATGTATTTTGCATTACATCTACCCACTCAACTCCCCAAACCCACACATTGCTTGTTTGATTGTGTCATTAGCAGTTATACACAGTATGTAAGGAAATGCAGGAGAGGATAGTGAAGATCGTCCCTCGACTCAGTGAGGAGAAGCTGATTGAAGAGTTGCTGACAACTAATGATGAGATGAACACTGCATTTACTCGTTTCCACAGGTGCTCTCGAAATTTTAGTTTGGGATGATAATAGAGGCAACATTGAAACCGTATTATTAGATTAGTGTTTTTGTCAATATGCATTCAGTTAGGGAGGAAGAAATATGAAAACTTCATTCTTATTGtttccccttttcttaaaaaaaaaaaacccccaaaaccctAATATGGATTTATCATGTTGTAATTGTTCACACTTTAACATGTTTCTTACACTTTTTCTATtcctctctttttatttttattatactACACcttgaataaattaaaatatacTATTATGACAGATGTTGCCTGTTAatgattaaatgtatttaatctGCTGTTGCCAGGTTTGAGAAACGGATAACAAAGAATCCAGATAGAGCAAAGAAGGTAAGCCTTAAGCTGCCCACACTTATATCATTTGCCTTTTGCTACTCATtacttttaattatttaatcatACACGTATTGTTCCTTGTTTTTCAGAACCACGCAAGTACTTTCGATACCCCGAGGCTCGAATCAGCTGATCATGAAAACTTCAAATACAAGTCCATCACTGATCATTTGTCGAGTAAGATGGCAAAACTTGGTACGTAATTCAACCACACCTACCCCCAATGCAAGGCCCAACAACAAAAACTTTAATCTGTTTCTCTTTATGCAGCTACAAGTGAATCAAGTTCATTTGACTCAACTCAACGGCCAAGGTACAAACCAGACTTAACTATTGCTTTATGACATGAAAGACTTAAATTTGAAGCGCATGCTTGGAACTCTTTTAAATTGTTCTCCAAAAGTTGAAGTCCCTGAAAACAATCAATTGGTACTGCTACTGATCAGATGCAATTCATTTCATTGCTGGTTAAAATGTATTGATAaatttgaaatgaatgaaaggcTTATCCATATAGTACATGATTTATGCTGACCAAACCCAGACTTATAAATGACAGTACAAGAACACTTTTTTGCAAAGTGAAAAACGCTGCAAGGATCACATGCCACAAACTGGATATTTACTGAGAACATTGCACTGGTTGGTGCGTGGATAGCATAAACGaaaacatttatattaaatgtCAGAAATATGCTAGATACTAGATGCTTTTTAGcctaggttttttttttcaatagtAAACACAAAATATCTGAAAACAATGgtacattttatttatctgagcAGCTCATGCAACTAATGTAAAtaggtttatttttgtttccctctcatttcttttaaaatgttcaaatgtTTTTGGCTCAAATAATGAATGTCTTTCAGTGAACAGAGTGAAGTGGCTGTTGCCAGCCTGACTCTGTCTGGAGACAGCAGACTTCTAAATACAAGAGGAGTGGTAGGAACATTGCTAATAGAACATTTTTCACAATTGATTCACTAATTGCATCTTTTAATTAAATTCTTTTTGGAGCTTTTATAGGCTTCAGTCAAATAAAATACTAGCTCTGTTAGCATCCTTGGGTAAGAACATGTGTATGATGCTTTTGTGTCTTTAAACTACCTCTCAAGGATGTCAGCCcagcctccacctgcagc from Takifugu rubripes chromosome 5, fTakRub1.2, whole genome shotgun sequence includes the following:
- the tom1 gene encoding target of Myb1 membrane trafficking protein isoform X2; translation: MEFLLGNPFGTPVGQRIESATSSSLVSEDWTLNMEICDLINSSEEGPKDAVRAIKKRIVGNKNFKEVMLTLTVLETCVKNCGYKFHILVTARDFVETVLVRSIIPRNSPPLVVHDRVLSIIQAWADAFRSSPEMTGVVSVYEDLRRKGLEFPITELNGYPSQLTQKTLAARTSVPAVLLSSKPSLIAPQTSDLKLALDGTSALTPIQVKMLKTELGVVRSNLTMMSDMMSQLDPVTVKQADMELLQLYTVCKEMQERIVKIVPRLSEEKLIEELLTTNDEMNTAFTRFHRFEKRITKNPDRAKKNHASTFDTPRLESADHENFKYKSITDHLSSKMAKLATSESSSFDSTQRPSEQSEVAVASLTLSGDSRLLNTRGVDVSPASTCSSSPKLDWMMKKGMIPISHSSVMDDLEIWLALEDEYDFEDSDGVTTEEFDRFLAERAKAAEHLPSLNSSSQDNEHIKS
- the tom1 gene encoding target of Myb1 membrane trafficking protein isoform X1 produces the protein MEFLLGNPFGTPVGQRIESATSSSLVSEDWTLNMEICDLINSSEEGPKDAVRAIKKRIVGNKNFKEVMLTLTVLETCVKNCGYKFHILVTARDFVETVLVRSIIPRNSPPLVVHDRVLSIIQAWADAFRSSPEMTGVVSVYEDLRRKGLEFPITELNGYPSQLTQKTLAARTSVPAVLLSSKPSLIAPQTSDLKLALDGTSALTPIQVKMLKTELGVVRSNLTMMSDMMSQLDPVTVKQADMELLQQLYTVCKEMQERIVKIVPRLSEEKLIEELLTTNDEMNTAFTRFHRFEKRITKNPDRAKKNHASTFDTPRLESADHENFKYKSITDHLSSKMAKLATSESSSFDSTQRPSEQSEVAVASLTLSGDSRLLNTRGVDVSPASTCSSSPKLDWMMKKGMIPISHSSVMDDLEIWLALEDEYDFEDSDGVTTEEFDRFLAERAKAAEHLPSLNSSSQDNEHIKS